One window of the Vigna radiata var. radiata cultivar VC1973A unplaced genomic scaffold, Vradiata_ver6 scaffold_167, whole genome shotgun sequence genome contains the following:
- the LOC106779691 gene encoding WAT1-related protein At5g40240: MRSAEVTTVMVAAVFLSVGLNTLVKANLSKGMSNYVFVAYSNLFGFCFLLIATTLHYRNRSPTPLNNFILFRIFLIGFLSVSIQTLAYAGLGYSSPTLISAIEDLLPAFTFIIAVVFRMEKLDLKLRSYQAKTIGTVVSIAGALTMTLYKGFAVTSNLMPNNLFLSSQQSQWVLGAFLITTAAFCASVSLVIQTWTINDYPEELMLITIATSFSVILSFVVAFIAEQNPKAWILKPDMELVCILYSAIVVLSTRSVVYAWACRKKGAVYVAMFSPLGIVIALAMGIVFLGDTLYLGSVIGAATIAVGFYAVIWGQAQEENMTCEKDGTCGIICSSSSCSDTLLLHKTKDTMVA; the protein is encoded by the exons ATGCGGAGCGCAGAGGTAACAACAGTGATGGTTGCTGCCGTGTTTTTGTCTGTGGGTTTGAACACTCTCGTAAAAGCAAATCTCTCCAAAGGCATGAGCAATTACGTTTTCGTTGCTTATTCCAATCTCTTCGGATTCTGCTTCCTGCTAATTGCAACCACCCTTCATTACAGAAACAGATCTCCCACACCGCTCAATAACTtcattctcttcagaatttttCTCATTGGCTTCCTCAG TGTTTCCATTCAGACGCTTGCTTATGCTGGGCTTGGATATAGCTCTCCCACTCTCATCTCAGCCATTGAAGATCTTCTTCCAGCTTTTACTTTCATAATTGCTGTTGTTTTCAG GATGGAAAAGCTGGACCTAAAGCTAAGAAGCTACCAAGCAAAAACCATTGGGACTGTGGTCTCAATTGCAGGGGCATTAACAATGACTTTGTACAAAGGTTTTGCTGTGACAAGTAATCTCATGCCAAACAATttatttctctcatctcaacaatCACAATGGGTACTAGGAGCATTTCTCATAACAACTGCTGCCTTTTGTGCTTCAGTCTCACTTGTTATACAG ACATGGACAATTAACGATTACCCAGAGGAGCTAATGCTAATAACCATTGCTACCAGTTTCTCTGTAATCCTATCTTTCGTAGTTGCTTTCATTGCAGAGCAAAATCCCAAGGCATGGATACTTAAGCCTGATATGGAATTGGTGTGCATATTGTATTCA GCCATTGTAGTGCTGTCTACACGAAGTGTGGTGTATGCATGGGCATGTCGAAAGAAGGGAGCTGTGTATGTTGCTATGTTCAGTCCTTTAGGAATTGTGATTGCACTTGCTATGGGGATTGTGTTTCTCGGAGACACTCTATATCTCGGAAG TGTAATCGGAGCTGCTACAATAGCTGTTGGGTTTTATGCTGTAATATGGGGTCAGGCTCAAGAGGAAAACATGACTTGTGAAAAAGATGGAACCTGTGGAATTATCTGTTCGTCTTCATCTTGTTCTGACACCCTCTTACTGCATAAAACCAAAGATACAATGGTAGCATGA
- the LOC106779704 gene encoding chalcone synthase 17-like gives MVSVSEIRQAQRAEGPATILAIGTATPPNCVDQSTYPDYYFRITNSEHMTDLKEKFQRMCDKSMIKKRYMHVTEEVLKENPNMSAYMAPSLDARQDIVVVEVPKLGKEAAVKAIKEWGQPKSKITHLIFCTTSGVDMPGADYQLTKLLGLRPYVKRYMMYQQGCFAGGTVLRLAKDLAENNKGARVLVVCSEITAVTFRGPSDTHLDSLVGQALFGDGAAAVIVGSDPIPQIEKPLFELVWTAQTIAPDSEGAIDGHLREVGLTFHLLKDVPGIVSKNIGKALSEAFDPLNISDYNSIFWIAHPGGPAILDQVEQKLGLKPEKMKATRDVLSEYGNMSSACVLFILDEMRRKSAENGLKTTGEGLEWGVLFGFGPGLTIETVVLHSVAT, from the exons ATGGTGAGTGTGTCCGAAATCCGCCAGGCTCAAAGGGCAGAAGGCCCTGCAACCATCCTTGCCATTGGAACTGCAACCCCACCAAACTGCGTTGATCAGAGCACCTATCCCGACTACTACTTCAGAATCACAAACAGCGAGCACATGACTGATCTCAAGGAGAAGTTCCAGCGCATGT GCGACAAGTCGATGATCAAGAAGAGATACATGCATGTGACGGAGGAGGTCCTGAAGGAGAATCCGAACATGAGTGCTTACATGGCACCTTCTTTGGATGCGAGGCAAGACATAGTGGTGGTAGAGGTACCAAAGCTAGGGAAAGAGGCTGCAGTGAAAGCCATAAAGGAGTGGGGGCAGCCAAAGTCCAAGATTACACACTTGATCTTTTGTACCACCAGTGGCGTGGACATGCCTGGTGCTGATTACCAGCTCACCAAACTCTTGGGACTTCGCCCCTATGTGAAGAGGTACATGATGTACCAACAGGGGTGCTTTGCAGGAGGCACGGTTCTTCGATTGGCCAAGGATTTGGCTGAGAACAACAAGGGTGCTCGTGTGCTTGTCGTGTGTTCTGAGATCACTGCGGTTACGTTCCGTGGCCCAAGTGACACCCACCTAGACAGCCTTGTGGGACAGGCACTGTTTGGAGATGGTGCAGCTGCAGTGATTGTTGGTTCTGACCCAATTCCACAGATTGAGAAGCCATTGTTTGAGCTGGTATGGACTGCACAGACCATTGCTCCTGACAGTGAAGGTGCCATTGATGGCCACCTTCGTGAAGTTGGACTAACGTTTCACCTCCTTAAGGATGTTCCTGGGATTGTATCAAAGAACATTGGGAAGGCACTTTCTGAGGCCTTCGACCCATTGAACATCTCtgattacaactccatcttcTGGATTGCACACCCTGGTGGTCCTGCCATTCTTGACCAAGTTGAGCAAAAGTTGGGTCTGAAACCTGAAAAGATGAAGGCCACCAGAGATGTGCTTAGTGAGTATGGAAACATGTCAAGTGCATGTGTGCTTTTCATCTTGGATGAGATGAGGAGGAAATCAGCTGAAAATGGACTCAAAACCACAGGTGAAGGACTTGAATGGggtgttttgtttggttttggACCTGGACTTACCATTGAGACCGTTGTTCTCCACAGTGTTGCAACATAA